The following proteins come from a genomic window of Bactrocera dorsalis isolate Fly_Bdor chromosome 6, ASM2337382v1, whole genome shotgun sequence:
- the LOC125779245 gene encoding uncharacterized protein LOC125779245, whose translation MKGSTGGISKGALARKLKSDRRLAANIVERYGGEHAGQVSEQHAHTLEWAKKVLSESETDRSRLEAKRPEPAVKRQSSHEGETSLRKKPRTGAAPTFSEIARGAGARLLGVLDRSRKDGAISHEEWKRVAAAISSVFLKVVKENPGPPPKCVSAGWHHGLHKLTRCADERSDILYKKAVSLVGEVWKGARLEAVDKEDLPLRPRARVWLPAEPSTAKEIEEFLRYCNPTLPAHDWTVIGLEITDEPYRQALIMLNEQSIGPLSKTMGAISFGFEMVVLKVLPTDARADGTQSADAGEKAEGVNDGQMTMENDPNSSDVDEIWRWFVDRRLRLQPRTIV comes from the coding sequence ATGAAGGGGTCCACAGGGGGCATCAGCAAAGGGGCTTTAGCTAGGAAACTGAAGTCGGACCGTCGATTAGCGGCAAATATAGTGGAACGCTACGGTGGTGAGCATGCTGGTCAGGTATCTGAGCAGCATGCTCACACGCTTGAGTGGGCCAAGAAGGTACTAAGTGAGAGCGAGACCGATAGGTCACGACTCGAAGCAAAGAGACCTGAACCAGCGGTTAAGCGGCAGAGTTCGCACGAGGGAGAAACCTCCCTCCGCAAAAAACCGCGAACGGGGGCTGCGCCAACCTTCAGCGAAATCGCTAGAGGTGCTGGTGCAAGACTACTTGGTGTGCTCGACCGCAGTAGGAAGGACGGGGCTATCTCCCATGAAGAGTGGAAGAGAGTGGCGGCGGCTATCTCTTCGGTATTCCTCAAGGTGGTCAAGGAAAATCCTGGGCCACCCCCAAAATGTGTTAGTGCCGGCTGGCACCATGGGCTGCATAAGCTTACTAGATGTGCCGATGAAAGATCGGATATCTTATACAAGAAGGCGGTTTCTCTGGTAGGGGAGGTTTGGAAGGGAGCCAGACTGGAGGCCGTGGACAAAGAGGATCTTCCTCTTCGCCCGAGGGCTCGCGTCTGGCTGCCAGCCGAACCATCCACTGCGAAGGAGATCGAGGAGTTCCTCAGGTACTGTAACCCCACACTCCCCGCGCATGACTGGACGGTTATAGGGCTAGAGATAACCGATGAACCATATCGGCAGGCGCTGATTATGCTTAACGAGCAGTCCATCGGTCCTCTCAGCAAAACCATGGGGGCCATCAGCTTTGGGTTCGAGATGGTAGTACTGAAGGTACTCCCAACGGATGCCAGGGCTGATGGAACTCAATCTGCAGATGCGGGGGAGAAGGCAGAAGGCGTTAATGATGGTCAAATGACCATGGAAAACGACCCAAACTCCTCGGACGTGGACGAGATCTGGAGGTGGTTCGTCGATCGGCGACTCCGTCTTCAGCCTCGAACAATTGTTTGA